A single window of Granulicella cerasi DNA harbors:
- a CDS encoding TonB-dependent receptor, which yields MVMVEAWRTLRDWSQVLHKRLWVRLGVFLGALLTLGLLAPATVFAQGQNTGTISGNVKDPQGAAVANAEATLFSVDEQSSIKVKVNGRGEYLFPTVKPGRYTVTVSAPAFQNYTGDGIVINAGENIRFDAALQIGAPTETITVDTDSATVDTRSATVAAVIDPVLVQNLPVDGNNVVSLAALLPGVTDVSAPTTFTSDAGGPSYISSGSRANQNLFQLDGMMWNNVYYNSGLNFPPPFMLQEVSVQLVNFKAQYGRNVGSVFNAITSSGTTRFHGTVWEYIQNQALNASDYLSHTNPHLVQNQFGMTLGGPAWKDKAYFFVGVQDLRSSAEVISNTQLPTAAERGLNPDGTPRPCVSSIWAGKTCASFAGDYPATTDFTKAGVANPFFKTSSSSAGTQALVAIAQSQIASTAATAAGQAQGAQNCYDDLNNLVASSSVRFMPNAEIPSECFNPVTQNLYKKYIPIPTQNGVPVTVPTTLPTMARQPRNDWDGLARADVHFGQHALEAKYYVTSVNDVTANSVSPNGTADANYNLDANSGGIISGNVGDTWAIRPNLLNIFRAGYKRYNYNIVPIDTTTLLDLGGNFTDPGYPTLPRFSANARFTIGSGNSAWNYTANASTEFSNNTSLTHGNHNLQFGAQYLFLQYVTRNDYAPGLTASSVFTTLGMADFAMGMIGSLAVGNSRDFGANSNSFYVYVQDDWRATPRLTVNLGLRYELPRPWYQPNGRGVTFIRGYQSNRFLNSPEGFAFQGDPGIPNAIIKNTYNDFGPRIGFAYDLFGNGRTAIRGGFGIFFDALNANTSGSGAPYTYRAQYTNPNGSFSQPLLGNPSVPANYTTPDKAKFGQPLSISFADPDVTPAYTEAINLSLQQKIKSATVEMLYVGKLSRHLLAAYDLNPSIYDCSGLYFQADPVKYCTGASTSSDSYSARSRYPGFNYGGQGLVNLNSIASSSYNGFEVIYIQRARNFLNTTMSYTYSKSLDTGSNNTSNYASTPNPDNINLDYGPSDFNSTHILNMGWTLQSPKMKRGNAFTKMLLNDWQFGGIFNARTGHPFSPTLTIDASLTGEPNQRPPLAPGYTHYVPLPSNRHRVDKVNEWFNVCSFASNASSTANTCGVASPIPAGYKNGVSRNSLVGPAFIESDFSLRRALRVNHEKWQLQLRADAFNIWNTPNLANPLTAISPSASTANSLPAGKILATVGKGGSVGTNGRRVQLAFIIRY from the coding sequence ATGGTTATGGTGGAAGCATGGAGAACGCTGCGGGACTGGTCGCAAGTTCTGCACAAGCGGTTGTGGGTTCGGCTGGGAGTGTTTCTCGGAGCGTTGCTGACGCTGGGCCTTCTGGCTCCGGCAACGGTCTTTGCTCAAGGACAGAACACGGGCACCATCAGCGGCAACGTAAAGGACCCTCAGGGCGCCGCCGTGGCCAACGCGGAGGCAACACTCTTCTCCGTCGATGAGCAGTCAAGCATCAAGGTGAAGGTGAATGGCCGCGGAGAGTACCTCTTTCCGACCGTGAAGCCGGGGCGGTACACGGTCACGGTGAGCGCGCCTGCGTTTCAGAATTACACGGGTGACGGCATCGTGATCAACGCGGGCGAGAACATCCGCTTCGATGCCGCGCTGCAGATCGGCGCGCCGACAGAGACGATTACGGTAGACACGGACTCAGCAACCGTGGACACGCGCTCGGCCACAGTTGCGGCCGTCATCGATCCGGTACTGGTGCAGAACCTTCCTGTGGATGGCAACAATGTCGTGTCGCTGGCGGCTCTGTTGCCTGGAGTCACGGACGTTTCGGCGCCGACGACCTTCACGTCCGACGCTGGTGGCCCCAGCTATATTTCCTCCGGCTCGCGTGCCAACCAGAACCTGTTTCAGCTCGACGGCATGATGTGGAACAACGTGTACTACAACAGCGGCCTGAACTTCCCGCCGCCGTTCATGCTGCAGGAAGTCTCTGTACAGCTTGTGAATTTCAAGGCCCAGTACGGGCGCAATGTCGGTAGCGTCTTCAATGCGATTACGTCGTCGGGCACCACGCGCTTTCACGGCACGGTGTGGGAGTACATCCAGAATCAGGCGTTGAATGCTTCGGATTATCTCTCGCACACGAATCCACATCTGGTGCAGAACCAGTTCGGCATGACCTTGGGCGGTCCGGCGTGGAAAGACAAAGCGTACTTCTTCGTCGGCGTACAGGACCTGCGGAGTTCGGCGGAGGTAATCTCGAACACGCAGCTGCCCACGGCGGCAGAGCGCGGACTGAATCCTGATGGAACACCGCGGCCGTGTGTGAGCTCCATCTGGGCGGGCAAGACTTGTGCGAGCTTCGCTGGCGACTATCCGGCGACGACGGACTTCACCAAGGCAGGCGTCGCGAATCCGTTCTTCAAGACAAGCTCTTCGAGCGCAGGCACGCAGGCGTTGGTGGCGATTGCGCAATCGCAGATCGCCTCTACGGCTGCAACCGCTGCAGGGCAGGCACAGGGCGCGCAAAATTGCTACGACGATTTGAACAATCTGGTGGCGTCCAGCTCGGTTCGCTTCATGCCGAATGCTGAAATCCCGTCCGAGTGCTTCAACCCGGTGACGCAGAACCTCTACAAAAAGTACATTCCGATCCCGACGCAGAATGGCGTGCCCGTCACCGTGCCGACCACGCTTCCCACGATGGCGCGCCAACCCCGCAACGACTGGGACGGCCTGGCACGCGCGGACGTGCATTTTGGCCAGCACGCACTGGAAGCGAAATACTACGTCACGAGCGTGAATGACGTGACGGCTAACAGCGTTTCGCCGAACGGAACAGCTGATGCGAACTATAACCTGGATGCAAACTCCGGCGGCATCATCTCCGGCAATGTGGGCGACACCTGGGCCATTCGCCCGAACCTGTTGAACATCTTCCGCGCCGGGTACAAGCGGTACAACTACAACATCGTTCCGATCGACACGACGACGCTGCTGGATCTGGGGGGAAACTTCACCGATCCAGGCTATCCTACGCTGCCGCGTTTTTCGGCGAACGCACGTTTCACCATCGGCTCTGGAAACTCGGCATGGAACTACACGGCAAACGCGAGCACGGAGTTCAGCAACAATACCTCGCTGACGCATGGAAACCATAATCTCCAGTTCGGTGCGCAGTACCTCTTCCTGCAATACGTCACGCGGAATGACTACGCGCCGGGCCTGACTGCGTCCTCCGTCTTCACGACGCTGGGCATGGCTGACTTCGCGATGGGCATGATTGGAAGCCTGGCAGTTGGCAACTCTCGCGACTTCGGCGCAAACAGCAACTCGTTCTACGTCTACGTGCAGGACGACTGGCGCGCAACTCCGCGATTGACCGTGAACCTCGGCCTTCGCTATGAGCTGCCGCGGCCCTGGTATCAGCCCAACGGTCGCGGCGTTACCTTTATTCGCGGCTACCAGTCGAACCGCTTCCTGAACTCGCCAGAAGGCTTTGCGTTCCAGGGCGATCCCGGTATTCCGAACGCGATCATCAAGAACACGTACAACGACTTCGGTCCGCGCATCGGCTTTGCGTACGACCTCTTCGGCAACGGCAGGACTGCGATTCGCGGTGGCTTTGGCATCTTCTTCGATGCGCTGAACGCGAACACCTCCGGTAGCGGTGCGCCGTATACCTATCGTGCGCAATACACGAACCCAAACGGCAGCTTCTCGCAGCCGTTGTTGGGAAACCCCTCGGTGCCAGCCAACTACACCACGCCCGATAAGGCGAAGTTCGGCCAGCCTCTTTCAATCAGCTTTGCCGATCCGGATGTGACGCCAGCGTATACCGAGGCGATCAACCTGAGCCTTCAGCAGAAGATCAAGTCGGCGACGGTCGAGATGCTGTACGTGGGAAAGCTCTCGCGTCACCTGCTCGCAGCCTATGATCTCAACCCCTCGATCTACGATTGCTCTGGTCTCTACTTCCAGGCAGATCCGGTGAAGTATTGCACGGGCGCATCCACGTCTTCGGACTCATACTCGGCCCGTTCTCGCTATCCCGGTTTCAACTACGGCGGACAGGGGCTGGTGAACCTGAATTCGATTGCTTCTTCCAGCTACAACGGCTTTGAAGTGATCTACATTCAGCGCGCCAGAAACTTCCTGAATACGACGATGTCGTACACCTACTCGAAGTCACTGGATACGGGTAGCAACAATACGTCGAACTACGCTTCGACGCCGAACCCAGACAACATCAACCTCGACTACGGACCTTCGGACTTCAACTCTACGCACATCCTCAATATGGGCTGGACGCTGCAGTCGCCCAAGATGAAGCGGGGCAATGCGTTCACAAAGATGTTGCTCAACGACTGGCAGTTTGGCGGCATCTTCAACGCGCGCACCGGGCATCCTTTCAGCCCGACGTTGACCATCGATGCATCGCTGACTGGCGAGCCGAACCAGAGACCGCCATTGGCTCCGGGCTATACGCACTATGTTCCCTTGCCCAGCAATCGCCACCGCGTGGACAAGGTAAACGAATGGTTCAACGTGTGTTCCTTTGCGTCCAACGCGAGCAGCACGGCGAATACCTGCGGCGTCGCTTCGCCCATTCCGGCTGGTTACAAGAATGGTGTGTCGCGCAACTCGCTGGTGGGTCCAGCTTTCATTGAGAGCGATTTCAGTCTGCGCCGCGCACTTCGCGTCAACCACGAAAAGTGGCAGCTGCAGCTCAGGGCGGACGCGTTCAATATCTGGAATACGCCGAACCTAGCGAATCCGCTCACAGCCATTTCGCCATCGGCCTCGACTGCAAACAGTCTGCCCGCTGGCAAGATTCTCGCCACAGTGGGCAAGGGTGGCAGCGTGGGCACGAATGGCAGGCGTGTGCAATTGGCGTTCATCATTCGCTACTAA
- a CDS encoding GH92 family glycosyl hydrolase — translation MLSRRKFLGVASAAVASATAARSLGLHAAPLNAEDLCQYADPRVGTGGLGHCFPAATVPFGAVQLGPDTLNSTWDRCAGYHWNDTSIMGFSHTHLSGTGIGDLLDFLVMAGTGQAKLVPGTLKNPEQGYRSRFRHEDEDASPGYYSVLLQDYKVRAELTATERAGFHRYTFPQSDESYLIVDLAHSYQHHGESTVSQASLQQVNDSTLMGGHVTNAWAKGRHAFLYLQLSKKPTKVAFYNGEQESSAAEGKALKCVLHFKTAAHEQILVKVGLSACSAEGARRNLEQEIPHWDFDRTRTEARARWQTQLAKIRVKGADDEARRTFYSSMYHLCLGPTLFDDVDGRYRGMDNEVHTLPVGQHNYTTYSLWDTYRAAHPAFTLIEPQRTPDFVSTLIRMAEESPEGMPVWPLQGYETDCMTGYHSAAVIAEACNKGIARVDYERAYPLMRKRAMVDDYRGLDLYRKYGYIPADREKESVSKTIEYCYDDWAIAHVAKALGKSDDAALLSKRSLNYRNYFDPKTRFMRARLENGAWAEPFDPKSTGHSDKWRDYTESDAWQASFAIQHDPQGLIDAFGGREAFTTKLDRFFVESSEVHGDVPPDITGMIGQYAHGNEPSHHIAYLYVYAGQPHKTQALVKKLLATMYASRPDGLQGNDDVGQMSAWYILSALGFYPVDPVSGNYILGAPLFDRATVDLGGGKFLCVEAKRVTSSDAYVQGVSLNGKPQRRAWFHHREIAQGGTLVFTMGAEPSATFATAPEDAPPSFVLEKA, via the coding sequence ATGCTTTCGAGAAGAAAGTTTCTTGGTGTTGCTTCCGCAGCCGTGGCCTCTGCTACCGCTGCGCGGTCACTCGGTTTGCATGCAGCGCCGTTGAATGCAGAGGACCTTTGCCAGTATGCAGATCCGCGTGTCGGCACAGGCGGGTTGGGACATTGCTTCCCCGCCGCGACGGTGCCGTTCGGCGCGGTGCAGCTCGGGCCGGACACACTCAACTCCACGTGGGATCGCTGCGCGGGCTACCACTGGAATGACACGTCCATCATGGGTTTTAGCCACACGCACTTGAGCGGTACAGGCATCGGCGATCTGCTGGACTTCCTCGTGATGGCTGGAACCGGCCAGGCCAAGTTAGTGCCGGGCACACTCAAAAATCCGGAGCAGGGCTATCGTTCGCGCTTTCGTCATGAGGACGAAGATGCGTCGCCTGGTTACTACTCGGTGTTGCTGCAGGACTACAAGGTGCGCGCCGAGCTGACGGCGACCGAGCGCGCTGGCTTCCATCGCTACACGTTCCCGCAGAGCGACGAGTCATACCTCATCGTCGATCTCGCGCATTCGTATCAGCATCACGGAGAGTCGACGGTCTCGCAGGCGAGCTTACAGCAAGTGAATGATTCAACACTGATGGGGGGACATGTCACGAACGCATGGGCGAAAGGGAGACATGCGTTTCTCTACCTGCAGCTTTCCAAAAAGCCAACGAAGGTCGCTTTCTATAACGGCGAGCAGGAATCTTCGGCGGCGGAAGGCAAGGCGCTGAAGTGCGTGCTGCACTTCAAGACTGCAGCTCACGAGCAGATCTTGGTGAAGGTCGGCCTCTCGGCGTGCAGTGCGGAGGGCGCGCGCAGAAACCTCGAACAGGAGATTCCGCACTGGGACTTCGACCGCACACGCACAGAAGCACGTGCGCGTTGGCAAACGCAGCTGGCGAAGATTCGCGTAAAAGGTGCGGACGATGAAGCTCGCCGCACGTTCTACTCCTCGATGTATCACTTGTGCCTCGGCCCCACCTTGTTCGATGATGTCGACGGCCGATACCGCGGCATGGACAACGAAGTTCATACTCTTCCCGTAGGGCAGCACAACTACACGACTTACTCACTGTGGGACACCTATCGGGCAGCGCATCCTGCCTTCACACTCATCGAACCGCAGCGCACACCAGACTTCGTCAGCACGCTTATTCGCATGGCCGAAGAGAGCCCGGAAGGTATGCCGGTGTGGCCACTGCAGGGATACGAGACCGACTGCATGACGGGGTACCATTCCGCAGCTGTTATCGCAGAAGCCTGCAATAAAGGCATCGCGAGGGTGGACTACGAGCGTGCCTATCCGCTGATGCGCAAGCGCGCTATGGTGGACGATTACAGGGGACTCGATCTCTATCGGAAGTACGGCTACATTCCGGCGGACCGCGAGAAGGAGTCCGTCAGCAAGACGATCGAGTATTGCTACGATGACTGGGCGATCGCTCACGTGGCGAAGGCGCTTGGCAAGAGCGACGACGCTGCGTTGCTGTCGAAGCGTTCGCTGAACTACCGCAACTACTTCGATCCAAAGACGAGGTTCATGCGCGCGAGGCTGGAGAACGGAGCGTGGGCCGAGCCGTTCGACCCGAAGTCTACAGGTCATTCGGACAAGTGGCGCGACTATACGGAATCCGACGCCTGGCAGGCAAGCTTTGCCATTCAGCATGATCCGCAGGGGTTGATCGATGCCTTCGGCGGACGCGAGGCGTTCACGACGAAGCTAGATCGCTTCTTCGTGGAGAGCTCGGAGGTGCATGGTGACGTACCGCCGGACATCACTGGCATGATCGGGCAGTATGCGCATGGCAATGAGCCGTCGCATCACATCGCGTACCTCTACGTATATGCGGGGCAGCCGCACAAGACGCAAGCGTTGGTGAAGAAATTACTAGCCACCATGTATGCTTCCAGACCTGATGGTTTGCAGGGCAACGACGACGTTGGACAGATGTCAGCGTGGTACATCCTGAGCGCGCTGGGCTTCTATCCGGTGGATCCGGTCAGCGGCAACTACATTCTCGGCGCGCCGCTTTTTGACCGCGCGACAGTAGATCTCGGCGGTGGCAAGTTCCTTTGCGTGGAGGCCAAGCGAGTAACGAGCAGCGACGCATACGTGCAGGGTGTATCGCTCAACGGAAAGCCGCAGCGTCGGGCATGGTTTCATCATCGCGAGATCGCACAGGGCGGCACGCTGGTGTTCACCATGGGCGCGGAGCCCTCGGCAACGTTCGCTACCGCGCCTGAAGATGCTCCGCCTTCCTTCGTGCTGGAGAAGGCTTAA
- a CDS encoding Ig-like domain repeat protein, translating to MKKLFQLAQILAVTAPAFIGLQAAGQTNTLIPEPFATLSMGIAAGSGNTLCTTSIKNAGGQSLGDGCLPNQVAMTTLYDSQVDSLGNVYVSEQGTGTAGGFDIRVLYKGGSALTAALLAANGNTTNFTLTPGRVYTIAGGQTVNLTKNLGVYYCNNAGTGAVAMDLSGNGCPAAQARIGAKGIAIDKYGNIFFANTVNQASIRVVYVGGDDVAKLITLENPTISAPQVGYVYQLAGAGATGAEGDGGLASAAGFINPRYIAVGPDGNIYLSDGGAGSATVIAAGNNVRMIDGKTGLISTVAGENTCGNTAYNSAVGCPFGYSGDGGPAAGALMNSPYVLFLDASNNLFISDYTNARFRVVYRGGTVGGLTNPVVGYIYTYAGAGTATANGTVAQNVKLAASTDLSGGVDPAGNIYIFDALNVRLWKFDALTGVGNVIGGLNAAMTPGIYCSGNSGPMSQDNYGDGCPALQARGKIIGKITFDKTGDFYTAGDGTNTVQRWTFNSDFGSSPDGTTVKQYVAFTATPAAATGLTGRTFTLNGGNTAEFADAGGTVCTAAASISNRGTCVINVAFTPAHPGRRSGSIRLTSAAGVVGTAYLTGSGMASDLAVDSSTTSSIGSGVTAGGITTDLNGNVYVTDSASGSLLKGSTTGTALTTLVSGLKSPSQVAIDNAGNLYIADTGNNRVLVTDPTGNTLATLGTSLSSPQGVAVDAYGNIFVADTGNNQVLKFSLNNISSVASPLGLTTALSKPTQLSIDSTNDLYILDSGNARITRTGFASGVTDILQLDSGVVPTGLAVDVAGDVYITDSGSSSVIAYPLGTAPGNVLASGLTRPVGIATDADASLYIADAGVTSVKAFHRSAGSIVFPTTNLNSTSMASISLSNVGNADLTFPSAPATTLTGSSLFSVAPSTSRGCAVGTNYAAGNGCNFTGSFSPTISATATATETFNTNAANNGSVSALLSAVGKVLVPTTTSATVAPTGAVYYSQTTTLTITVKPNTTTVAPTGSFTLTRDGSTLPMVSIGNGTYVVTMNLAVGTHAITATYSGDTNYASSSTSISIVVQPAPTTTALSITPVLVNNTAALKFTATVNATTAAGPTGTVVFYAGGVAINPTPIAIDVNGQATYMTTVLNYASSQYTAQYSGSTNGNFAPSTSAVFATGGGDFEVAPTVTALTIPQGGIANFSVLVSGILGANATLTASCKGLPANSVCRFLPSTIAVSSTPVPVSIQVVTNVSSTLASNEHDRGQRGLYLAFLAPLTIGLFASRKRRRLTSGALTLSVLLGTSYLLSGCGNGSMLRSNTGLVTPTGTSTITVTITGTNGVSTTHSINLTLTVIGSN from the coding sequence ATGAAGAAGTTGTTTCAGCTCGCACAGATTCTAGCCGTGACCGCACCGGCCTTTATCGGGCTGCAGGCCGCAGGTCAGACCAACACGCTGATCCCCGAGCCCTTCGCAACACTCTCGATGGGCATCGCGGCGGGTAGTGGTAATACGCTTTGCACCACCAGCATCAAGAACGCTGGCGGGCAAAGCCTTGGTGATGGATGCCTCCCGAACCAAGTCGCAATGACGACGCTGTATGACTCGCAGGTTGATTCCCTGGGCAACGTTTATGTTTCCGAACAGGGAACGGGCACAGCCGGTGGCTTCGACATCCGTGTGCTCTACAAAGGTGGAAGCGCACTGACGGCAGCTTTGCTTGCGGCCAACGGGAACACGACCAACTTCACGCTAACGCCCGGCCGAGTGTATACCATCGCTGGCGGGCAGACGGTCAATCTGACGAAAAATCTCGGAGTCTACTACTGCAACAACGCCGGCACCGGCGCAGTGGCGATGGACCTCTCCGGCAACGGCTGTCCGGCTGCGCAGGCACGCATCGGTGCGAAGGGCATTGCGATCGACAAGTACGGCAACATCTTCTTCGCGAACACCGTGAATCAGGCGAGCATTCGTGTGGTCTACGTGGGCGGCGATGATGTTGCGAAGCTCATCACGTTGGAGAATCCCACGATCAGCGCGCCGCAGGTCGGCTATGTGTATCAGCTCGCCGGCGCGGGCGCGACCGGAGCCGAAGGCGATGGGGGCCTGGCGAGCGCCGCGGGATTCATCAACCCGCGTTACATCGCCGTGGGGCCGGATGGCAACATCTACCTGTCGGATGGCGGTGCGGGGTCCGCAACCGTGATCGCCGCAGGTAACAACGTGCGCATGATCGACGGCAAGACGGGCTTGATCAGCACGGTGGCAGGAGAAAACACTTGCGGGAACACCGCGTATAACTCTGCGGTGGGTTGCCCGTTCGGCTACTCAGGCGATGGTGGTCCGGCCGCGGGCGCGCTGATGAACTCGCCGTACGTCCTGTTTCTCGATGCCAGCAATAACCTCTTCATCTCGGACTACACGAACGCACGCTTCCGCGTCGTATATCGCGGCGGCACGGTGGGTGGGCTCACGAACCCTGTGGTGGGTTACATCTACACCTATGCGGGCGCAGGAACCGCTACAGCGAACGGTACTGTAGCGCAGAACGTAAAGCTCGCAGCAAGCACTGATCTCAGCGGCGGCGTGGATCCGGCTGGCAACATCTACATCTTCGACGCACTCAATGTGAGGCTCTGGAAGTTCGACGCACTCACGGGCGTTGGGAACGTCATCGGCGGATTGAACGCGGCGATGACTCCGGGCATCTACTGCTCTGGAAACTCGGGGCCAATGTCGCAGGACAACTACGGTGACGGCTGTCCTGCATTGCAGGCGCGCGGCAAGATCATCGGCAAGATCACCTTCGATAAGACCGGCGACTTTTACACCGCAGGCGACGGCACCAACACGGTGCAGCGCTGGACCTTCAACAGCGACTTCGGCTCCAGTCCGGACGGTACGACAGTCAAGCAATATGTGGCTTTCACGGCCACGCCCGCTGCGGCAACGGGGCTTACGGGCCGCACCTTCACGCTGAACGGTGGCAATACGGCGGAATTCGCCGATGCTGGCGGAACAGTGTGCACAGCAGCAGCCAGCATTTCCAATCGCGGCACCTGTGTGATCAACGTGGCGTTTACGCCAGCGCATCCTGGTCGACGCTCTGGCTCCATCCGCCTCACCTCCGCTGCAGGCGTGGTGGGGACTGCGTATCTCACCGGCTCCGGCATGGCTTCTGACCTCGCCGTGGATTCCAGCACGACCTCCAGCATCGGCAGCGGAGTGACGGCCGGCGGCATCACCACGGACTTGAACGGAAACGTGTACGTGACCGATAGCGCGAGCGGCAGCTTGCTGAAGGGCAGCACGACGGGCACCGCACTGACGACGCTTGTGAGCGGATTAAAGTCGCCCTCACAGGTTGCGATCGACAACGCGGGCAATCTCTACATCGCCGATACAGGGAACAATCGCGTCCTGGTGACGGATCCCACGGGCAATACGCTCGCCACGCTGGGCACCAGCCTGTCTTCGCCGCAGGGTGTTGCGGTGGATGCGTACGGCAACATCTTCGTCGCGGATACCGGTAACAATCAGGTGCTCAAGTTTTCGCTGAATAACATCAGCAGCGTAGCCTCACCGCTGGGCTTGACGACCGCTCTTTCGAAGCCGACGCAACTGTCAATCGACTCGACGAACGACCTCTATATTCTCGACTCGGGCAACGCGCGCATCACGCGTACGGGGTTCGCGAGCGGAGTGACCGACATTCTGCAGCTCGATTCAGGCGTGGTGCCTACGGGCCTTGCCGTTGATGTCGCTGGCGATGTCTACATCACCGATAGCGGCTCTTCGAGTGTGATCGCGTATCCGCTCGGCACGGCTCCGGGCAACGTTCTCGCCAGCGGTCTAACGAGACCCGTAGGCATCGCCACTGACGCGGACGCAAGTCTCTACATTGCTGACGCTGGCGTGACGAGCGTGAAGGCCTTTCATCGCAGCGCGGGCAGCATCGTCTTCCCGACTACCAACCTCAACTCCACCTCAATGGCCAGCATCTCGTTGAGCAACGTTGGTAACGCGGATCTCACCTTCCCCAGCGCGCCTGCTACAACGCTTACCGGCAGCTCGTTGTTTTCGGTCGCGCCCTCTACGTCCAGAGGATGCGCCGTGGGTACGAACTACGCGGCGGGGAATGGTTGCAACTTCACGGGTAGTTTCTCGCCGACGATATCGGCCACGGCGACAGCTACGGAAACCTTCAACACGAACGCTGCGAACAACGGAAGCGTGAGCGCGCTACTCTCCGCCGTGGGCAAGGTGCTTGTGCCAACAACGACGAGCGCCACGGTCGCTCCTACAGGCGCTGTCTACTACAGCCAGACCACCACGCTTACGATTACGGTAAAGCCAAACACTACAACCGTTGCGCCAACGGGTAGCTTCACTCTGACGCGCGATGGATCCACTTTGCCGATGGTGTCGATCGGCAACGGAACATACGTCGTCACGATGAACCTCGCAGTAGGCACACATGCCATTACGGCAACCTACAGCGGCGATACGAACTACGCCAGTAGTTCCACCTCGATCTCGATTGTTGTTCAACCGGCACCGACGACGACGGCGTTGAGCATTACGCCGGTGCTGGTGAACAACACGGCCGCCCTGAAGTTTACGGCGACCGTGAATGCAACCACGGCCGCCGGGCCTACTGGAACGGTGGTCTTCTACGCAGGCGGTGTTGCAATCAACCCCACGCCGATCGCTATTGACGTGAACGGTCAGGCGACCTACATGACCACCGTGCTGAACTACGCCAGCAGCCAGTACACGGCGCAGTACAGCGGGAGCACTAACGGAAACTTCGCACCTTCAACTTCTGCCGTCTTTGCCACAGGTGGCGGAGATTTCGAGGTCGCACCGACCGTTACCGCGCTCACGATTCCGCAGGGGGGCATTGCGAACTTCAGCGTGCTGGTCTCGGGCATCCTCGGTGCAAACGCGACGCTTACAGCGTCCTGCAAGGGACTGCCTGCGAACTCGGTGTGCCGCTTCTTACCGAGCACGATCGCGGTCAGCAGCACGCCGGTGCCGGTTTCGATCCAGGTCGTTACCAATGTGTCGAGCACACTGGCGAGCAACGAGCATGATCGCGGTCAGCGCGGGCTCTACCTGGCGTTCCTCGCTCCACTGACAATCGGCCTCTTCGCGTCGCGCAAACGTCGACGTCTGACGAGCGGTGCGCTCACGCTGTCGGTGCTGCTCGGGACGAGTTACCTTCTGTCCGGTTGCGGCAACGGCAGCATGCTGCGATCCAACACCGGGCTGGTGACGCCGACCGGAACTTCCACCATCACGGTCACCATCACCGGTACGAACGGAGTTTCTACCACGCATTCCATCAACCTCACACTCACGGTGATCGGCTCGAACTAA